A section of the Virgibacillus sp. NKC19-3 genome encodes:
- a CDS encoding MDR family MFS transporter, which translates to MNDAANSWDLPTKQKALMIAALLTGAFMGIINETLLATALPSIQEAFSISQGQVQWMTTAFLMTNGVMIPISAFLIDRFTTRGLFLTAIGLFGAGTLIAAIANVYPVLLLGRVVQAAGSGIMLPLLMTVLLAVIPVERRGTAMGMIGIVIAFGPAIGPTLSGVLLEHFSWRSLFLVVLPIVAIAMTIAALFLKNVTELKKPKIDILSIILSSVGFGSFLYGFSIASESGWSSAEVIIMIAVGVVVIGLFIWRQLVLETPMLEFRIFQYRTFTLAIIITMTVMVSLIGAETLLPLFMQNVLQFSPLESGLMLLPGAVVIGIMSPLTGRLFDRFGAKWLALIGLSIVTITTFMFTRLSLDTSFAYLTTIYAIRMFGLSFALMPVMTSALNQLPPKEYSHGSAMANTLQQISASLGTAILVTLVAMGASSFTPDANTSSEMAGQLSQLIGFEWAFMGSTVLALFAFILALFLHPPKKEKEIVRRIHGQDAGLR; encoded by the coding sequence ATGAACGATGCAGCAAATTCCTGGGATTTGCCCACAAAGCAAAAAGCATTGATGATAGCTGCCCTGCTAACAGGGGCTTTTATGGGAATTATCAACGAAACATTACTCGCAACCGCCCTCCCGTCCATTCAAGAGGCCTTTTCCATTTCGCAAGGGCAAGTGCAGTGGATGACGACGGCTTTCTTGATGACGAACGGGGTGATGATCCCGATATCTGCATTTTTGATCGATCGATTTACCACAAGAGGGTTGTTTTTAACAGCAATTGGATTATTCGGCGCAGGTACGCTCATCGCAGCTATAGCGAATGTCTATCCGGTACTCCTGTTGGGACGGGTTGTCCAAGCTGCGGGGTCCGGTATTATGCTACCACTCCTGATGACAGTGCTCTTGGCAGTTATCCCGGTTGAGCGCCGTGGTACCGCAATGGGTATGATCGGAATTGTTATTGCGTTTGGCCCGGCAATCGGTCCGACGCTATCCGGTGTACTTTTGGAGCATTTCTCTTGGCGCTCCCTATTTCTTGTCGTACTACCGATTGTTGCTATTGCCATGACGATAGCGGCCCTATTTTTAAAGAATGTGACAGAGCTCAAGAAGCCAAAAATAGATATCTTATCGATTATTCTTTCCTCCGTTGGTTTTGGTTCATTTTTATACGGATTTAGTATTGCTTCTGAAAGCGGATGGAGTAGTGCAGAAGTGATCATCATGATCGCAGTTGGTGTTGTCGTGATTGGATTATTTATTTGGCGACAGCTCGTTTTGGAAACCCCAATGCTGGAATTCCGCATTTTTCAATACCGGACGTTCACCTTGGCCATTATCATTACGATGACGGTGATGGTATCGTTGATAGGCGCTGAAACCCTCCTGCCGCTATTCATGCAAAATGTATTGCAGTTTTCACCGCTAGAGTCCGGCTTGATGTTGCTCCCCGGGGCCGTTGTCATTGGGATTATGTCCCCGCTTACTGGACGCCTGTTTGATCGGTTTGGAGCGAAGTGGTTGGCATTGATAGGACTGAGCATTGTGACCATTACAACGTTTATGTTTACGAGACTATCGCTGGACACATCATTTGCGTACTTGACAACGATTTATGCGATCCGTATGTTTGGTCTGTCGTTTGCGTTGATGCCGGTTATGACATCCGCATTAAACCAACTTCCGCCTAAGGAGTATTCCCATGGATCGGCGATGGCCAATACACTACAGCAAATTTCAGCTTCCCTTGGTACGGCGATTCTTGTGACGCTTGTTGCGATGGGGGCAAGTAGCTTTACACCGGATGCCAATACATCTTCTGAAATGGCTGGACAACTTTCGCAACTTATTGGATTTGAGTGGGCGTTTATGGGTAGTACAGTGCTCGCGTTATTTGCATTTATTCTAGCCCTGTTTTTGCACCCTCCGAAGAAAGAAAAAGAAATCGTTCGGCGTATTCATGGTCAGGATGCAGGTTTGAGGTGA
- a CDS encoding GntR family transcriptional regulator, with protein MNIIISNAVDQPIYVQIKNQMKEQILHGQLQEKESLPSIRKLAKDLQVSVITTKKAYEELEKEGFIETFPGKGSFVTSQNPELMREKQLKLIEDQMAKMLEDSKAFNIPLDELIEMMTLLYEE; from the coding sequence TTGAATATCATTATTTCCAATGCCGTGGATCAGCCGATCTACGTGCAAATAAAAAATCAGATGAAGGAGCAGATTCTTCATGGCCAGTTGCAAGAAAAGGAAAGTCTGCCATCGATACGCAAGTTGGCGAAAGATCTGCAGGTCAGTGTGATTACCACCAAGAAGGCGTATGAGGAACTGGAGAAAGAAGGATTTATTGAAACATTTCCGGGCAAGGGGTCGTTTGTCACCTCGCAAAATCCGGAGTTGATGCGGGAAAAACAGCTCAAGCTGATTGAGGATCAAATGGCAAAAATGCTGGAAGACAGCAAAGCATTCAACATCCCGCTCGATGAACTGATTGAGATGATGACATTGCTATATGAGGAGTGA
- a CDS encoding ABC transporter ATP-binding protein, whose product MENVVEVKDLEKRFNHFALEGINLTVKKGFITGFIGPNGAGKSTAIRCMMNLSRPDQGEVKLFGKTHDADTENIKQRIGFVQDESFFYGHLSLERNKKLIAPFYETWNEKLFARYIEQFELPLGKKVAHLSKGMKMKFSLAMALARDPELIIMDEPTSGLDPVFRRELLELLQDIIQDEEKAVFFSTHITQDLEKVADYITFIDNGKMVVSGEKDAVLDQYAVVKGPNEWLTAQRRRSLLGIRETDMGFDGLLADKQQLAGEAAGRVLLERPSLEDIMFYTVKERQHGHSTSAS is encoded by the coding sequence ATGGAAAATGTGGTGGAAGTAAAAGATCTAGAGAAACGCTTTAACCATTTTGCCTTGGAAGGGATTAACTTAACGGTGAAAAAAGGATTTATTACCGGATTCATCGGCCCCAATGGAGCTGGCAAGAGTACGGCTATCCGTTGCATGATGAACCTGAGCCGTCCTGATCAGGGGGAGGTGAAGCTTTTCGGAAAGACACATGATGCTGACACAGAGAATATCAAGCAGCGTATCGGATTTGTCCAGGATGAAAGCTTTTTTTACGGTCATTTGTCCCTGGAGCGGAACAAGAAGCTGATAGCCCCCTTTTATGAAACGTGGAATGAAAAGCTATTCGCCCGGTATATCGAACAGTTTGAGCTGCCCCTTGGGAAAAAGGTAGCCCATCTTTCCAAGGGAATGAAGATGAAGTTTTCCCTGGCAATGGCACTCGCCCGCGATCCGGAGTTGATTATCATGGATGAACCTACCTCCGGGTTGGATCCCGTGTTTCGCAGAGAATTGTTGGAGCTCTTGCAAGACATTATACAGGACGAAGAAAAGGCGGTATTTTTCTCAACGCATATCACACAAGATTTGGAGAAGGTAGCCGATTATATCACCTTTATCGATAACGGCAAAATGGTGGTGAGCGGGGAAAAGGATGCAGTGCTGGATCAGTATGCCGTCGTTAAAGGTCCGAATGAGTGGCTGACAGCACAGCGGCGCCGTAGTCTACTTGGTATCAGGGAAACAGATATGGGTTTTGACGGATTGCTTGCGGATAAACAACAGCTCGCCGGAGAAGCAGCCGGGCGAGTGCTGCTGGAGCGTCCGTCGCTTGAAGACATTATGTTTTATACAGTAAAGGAGCGTCAACATGGTCATTCAACTAGTGCGTCATGA
- a CDS encoding ABC-2 transporter permease, translating into MVIQLVRHEMFSQQRHIYLLAFFWFIPMTGFFTNGAPIQHISLLILLAGWLASSAVYYEQPALINTLPVTRKKIIVAKYLTPLAWFIPAAVLVSFYVFLFVTFAPFTSRLMTGWDILLALAGLYLLMSLFYPLHIAFGYIPAILITTVTVLALSIGVQMVMNIYHNPRIDSVDGLVETIMANPNAFILLFAGISLLVAFLSFALAIKLYERKDL; encoded by the coding sequence ATGGTCATTCAACTAGTGCGTCATGAAATGTTTAGTCAACAAAGACATATTTATCTTTTAGCCTTTTTCTGGTTCATCCCCATGACAGGCTTTTTTACAAATGGTGCGCCAATCCAGCATATTTCACTACTGATCCTTCTTGCTGGCTGGCTTGCAAGTTCTGCCGTGTATTATGAGCAACCGGCGCTGATCAACACCTTGCCTGTTACCCGGAAGAAAATCATTGTAGCCAAATATCTAACGCCGCTGGCATGGTTCATCCCGGCTGCGGTACTGGTGTCTTTTTATGTTTTTCTGTTTGTCACCTTTGCGCCATTTACGTCCCGGCTGATGACTGGATGGGATATACTGCTGGCACTTGCCGGACTTTATTTGCTGATGTCGTTGTTCTATCCGCTTCATATTGCGTTCGGTTATATTCCGGCAATACTCATAACGACTGTGACAGTATTGGCGTTATCGATAGGGGTACAGATGGTTATGAATATTTATCATAATCCGAGGATAGACTCGGTTGACGGTTTGGTGGAGACAATTATGGCAAATCCGAATGCCTTCATCCTGCTGTTTGCCGGTATTAGTTTGCTGGTGGCATTTTTATCTTTCGCTTTAGCTATCAAGCTTTATGAACGAAAGGATCTTTGA
- a CDS encoding ATP-binding cassette domain-containing protein — protein sequence MVIDSVTKKYKGAAVLQDLSFDFNRGEIIGLIGNNGAGKSTLMKIIANEYISV from the coding sequence ATGGTTATCGATTCCGTTACGAAGAAATATAAAGGAGCTGCAGTCTTACAAGATCTATCTTTTGATTTTAATCGAGGAGAAATTATCGGTTTAATAGGAAATAATGGGGCTGGAAAAAGTACCCTGATGAAGATCATTGCTAACGAATATATTAGTGTCTAG
- a CDS encoding helix-turn-helix transcriptional regulator, whose protein sequence is MEHIDEEWEFLTSFIKGLALHFGNNCECVLLDVSNYEEYGSGLIVAIENGHVTGRKVGDTGTNLGLEILKGKINEGDKYNYMTQTADGKMLRSTTMYIRNSKGIPIGCICINLDITDLIMADKTIQDMLLLEESSKDVNEVFANNINDLLNMLIQQAQDYVQKPVAKMTREDKKKGIEYLDEKGAFLVKKSGERICNYFNISKYTLYKYLDELKQESNNKK, encoded by the coding sequence TTGGAACATATTGATGAGGAATGGGAATTTCTTACTTCTTTTATTAAAGGTCTAGCCCTTCATTTTGGGAATAATTGCGAATGCGTTCTTTTAGATGTATCTAATTATGAAGAATATGGAAGCGGTTTAATTGTTGCGATTGAAAATGGACATGTTACAGGAAGAAAAGTAGGAGACACAGGTACGAATTTGGGTTTAGAGATTTTAAAGGGAAAAATAAACGAGGGTGATAAATATAACTATATGACGCAAACAGCGGATGGTAAAATGCTACGGTCGACAACTATGTACATACGTAATTCAAAGGGCATCCCAATAGGATGTATATGTATTAATTTAGATATTACAGATTTGATTATGGCAGATAAAACCATCCAAGATATGCTTCTGCTGGAAGAGTCCAGTAAAGACGTAAATGAGGTATTCGCGAATAATATTAACGATTTATTGAATATGCTTATTCAACAAGCACAAGATTATGTCCAAAAGCCTGTCGCTAAGATGACAAGGGAAGATAAGAAGAAAGGCATTGAATATTTGGATGAAAAAGGAGCTTTTCTCGTCAAAAAATCTGGCGAACGTATTTGCAACTATTTCAATATATCGAAATACACACTTTATAAATATTTAGATGAACTTAAACAGGAGTCAAATAATAAAAAGTAG
- a CDS encoding RidA family protein yields MGQIESKMKELGIDLSEVPKPAANYIPAQQTGNLVYTSGQDCRREGTLMHEGKLGQDLTIEQGQEAARQSAINCLAVLKFHLGDLDRVTKIVKVLSFVNSSDGFVEQPYVVNGASDLLEEVFGEKGEHARSAISANELPFNTPVETELIVEVD; encoded by the coding sequence ATGGGACAAATAGAAAGCAAAATGAAAGAACTAGGTATTGATTTATCGGAGGTTCCTAAACCGGCAGCAAATTATATACCTGCTCAGCAAACGGGTAATTTAGTTTATACTTCTGGACAAGACTGTAGACGAGAAGGGACTTTAATGCACGAAGGGAAACTTGGTCAAGACTTAACGATTGAGCAGGGACAGGAAGCAGCTCGCCAATCAGCTATTAATTGTCTGGCTGTTCTTAAGTTCCATCTCGGGGATTTGGATAGAGTAACTAAAATAGTTAAAGTATTATCTTTTGTGAACAGCAGTGATGGATTTGTAGAGCAACCTTACGTGGTTAACGGAGCATCAGATTTACTTGAGGAGGTTTTTGGGGAAAAAGGGGAACATGCACGTTCAGCTATATCTGCTAATGAATTGCCATTTAATACACCCGTAGAAACTGAATTGATTGTAGAAGTCGATTAA
- a CDS encoding sodium:solute symporter family protein encodes MTSEQIVYLIVFLVFIALLLTTSIIISKKNKSGEDFLMGGRGISSFLIIGTTLATLVGTGSSMGAVQYAYENGWAGALYGIGGAVGIFALAFLFTDVRKLRFMTFSEELSYYFGASKIIKGATSVLLYFASIGWLGAHILGGSLYLSYITGLNPTTSKLLVALGFALLTIIGGYLSVVVTDTIQAFILFFGFIILTILSIVKIGGLSEIHASMPTDTTSFLGIDHVGVFPAVSLAVSIAIGVLATPSYRQRIYSAKSASSVKKSFLITGVLFAIFSFFPAIAGMSAHVLNADIEAGFSFPYLATEVFPLWIGAIILISGLSATISSGSSDYIVAITILLRDVYQLVTGKTPSKENVIRYSRISLVVTIVIAFGLVLLTSNIIEFIESFISTVLAGLFVASLLGKYWPRANWQGGLASMISGSIISIIILSIEPLIDYFGNPVIPSMIGALVFGVIVTLITPEKVRSKEESLRILDEERAMMDVGTEAQFTKKENIR; translated from the coding sequence ATGACCAGTGAACAAATTGTTTATTTAATAGTGTTTTTGGTTTTTATCGCTTTGTTATTAACTACCAGTATAATTATTTCAAAAAAGAATAAAAGCGGTGAGGATTTTCTGATGGGAGGACGAGGTATTTCGTCTTTCCTTATCATCGGTACAACTCTTGCGACTTTAGTGGGAACTGGTTCGAGTATGGGAGCAGTACAATACGCCTATGAAAATGGTTGGGCTGGTGCTTTATATGGCATTGGTGGAGCTGTGGGTATATTTGCATTAGCGTTTTTGTTTACCGATGTAAGAAAGCTAAGGTTTATGACATTTTCGGAAGAGCTTAGTTACTATTTTGGGGCCAGTAAAATTATTAAAGGAGCAACTTCTGTACTACTGTATTTTGCATCTATTGGGTGGCTGGGTGCGCATATATTAGGTGGTAGTCTTTATTTGTCTTATATAACAGGGTTAAACCCAACTACATCAAAGTTATTGGTAGCTTTAGGTTTTGCCTTGCTCACTATTATTGGAGGATACTTATCTGTTGTTGTTACTGATACTATTCAAGCCTTTATTTTGTTTTTTGGCTTTATCATCCTAACTATCCTCTCAATTGTGAAAATTGGTGGTTTATCAGAAATTCATGCCAGTATGCCAACTGATACAACTTCTTTTTTAGGCATTGATCACGTTGGAGTGTTTCCTGCTGTGTCTTTAGCAGTTTCCATCGCCATTGGTGTTTTAGCTACCCCCTCTTACAGACAGCGTATATATTCTGCAAAAAGTGCATCTTCAGTCAAAAAAAGCTTTTTAATTACAGGCGTTTTGTTTGCAATATTTTCTTTTTTTCCAGCTATTGCGGGAATGTCTGCTCATGTGCTGAATGCAGATATTGAAGCAGGATTTTCCTTTCCTTACCTGGCTACAGAGGTCTTCCCGCTATGGATTGGAGCAATTATTTTAATATCTGGTTTAAGCGCTACCATTTCTTCTGGGAGTTCCGACTATATTGTTGCTATAACAATCTTATTAAGAGATGTCTATCAACTTGTCACTGGGAAAACTCCTAGTAAAGAAAATGTGATTCGTTATTCGAGAATTTCGTTGGTAGTAACAATAGTGATTGCGTTCGGATTAGTATTACTTACCAGTAATATAATCGAATTTATAGAAAGCTTTATTTCTACAGTGCTTGCTGGTTTATTTGTTGCTTCACTTCTTGGGAAATATTGGCCGCGGGCTAATTGGCAAGGTGGTTTGGCAAGTATGATAAGCGGATCCATTATTTCTATTATTATATTGAGCATTGAACCTTTAATAGATTACTTTGGCAATCCAGTTATTCCCTCCATGATTGGAGCATTAGTTTTTGGAGTGATTGTTACCTTAATTACACCAGAAAAAGTTCGTTCAAAAGAAGAATCTTTAAGAATATTAGATGAAGAAAGAGCGATGATGGATGTGGGTACAGAAGCGCAATTTACAAAAAAGGAGAATATTAGATGA
- a CDS encoding sugar kinase, with product MDVVTLGESMVLFTPETTGYMRHADKYSSSIAGAESNLAIGLSRLGYNVSWISRLGDDEFGRKVISLIRGEGVETSQVQYDSTSPTGLYFKEILTDEETQVYYYRQNSAASNMIPADLNEEHISKAKFLYLTGITPALSETCYQTVKQAIKIARKHSLTIIFDPNLRRKLWTEERARKVLLELISMVDIVLPGIEEGKFLFGEEVPEKIAKCFYEQGAKLSVLKLGPEGAYYYSKKEDGYVLGPKVDNVVDPVGAGDGFAAGLVSGLLENLPIKEAVKKGTFTGALVIKVKGDIEGLPEKKRLESFMNEANKDDVYR from the coding sequence ATGGATGTAGTAACATTGGGAGAATCAATGGTCTTGTTCACTCCCGAAACGACCGGTTATATGAGGCATGCTGATAAATATTCATCTTCTATCGCAGGAGCTGAGTCCAATTTAGCTATTGGTTTATCGAGGTTGGGTTACAATGTGTCTTGGATAAGTCGACTGGGAGATGATGAATTTGGAAGGAAAGTAATATCACTCATTCGAGGAGAAGGTGTAGAAACTAGTCAAGTTCAATACGATTCTACCTCACCTACCGGTCTCTATTTTAAAGAAATATTAACAGATGAAGAAACACAAGTATATTATTATAGACAAAATTCAGCGGCAAGCAATATGATACCTGCAGATTTGAACGAAGAACATATTTCTAAAGCAAAATTTTTATATTTGACTGGTATTACACCGGCGCTTAGTGAAACTTGCTATCAAACTGTGAAACAGGCAATTAAAATTGCAAGAAAGCATAGTTTGACAATCATTTTTGATCCTAATCTCAGGCGCAAGCTATGGACAGAAGAGAGAGCCCGAAAAGTATTGTTGGAGTTGATTTCCATGGTAGATATTGTTTTACCGGGAATTGAAGAAGGAAAATTTCTTTTTGGTGAGGAAGTACCGGAAAAGATAGCAAAATGTTTTTATGAACAAGGAGCTAAATTGTCTGTTTTAAAATTAGGTCCTGAAGGGGCTTATTATTATTCAAAAAAAGAGGACGGATATGTTTTAGGACCTAAAGTAGATAATGTTGTAGACCCAGTGGGGGCTGGAGATGGATTCGCAGCAGGTTTGGTATCAGGATTGCTAGAGAACTTACCTATTAAAGAGGCGGTTAAAAAAGGAACGTTCACTGGAGCGTTAGTTATAAAAGTAAAAGGTGATATTGAAGGTTTACCAGAAAAAAAACGTCTAGAAAGCTTCATGAATGAAGCAAACAAAGATGACGTGTATCGATAG
- a CDS encoding bifunctional 4-hydroxy-2-oxoglutarate aldolase/2-dehydro-3-deoxy-phosphogluconate aldolase has translation MNTLQSIYDNKIIAVIRNAKEDDILNIAEALFDGGVNILEITAETPNFLDLISQVSNTFGEKVIVGGGTILDPETARVAILHGAKFVFSPTVNTETIQMANRYGAISIPGAMTPTEILTAYENGADIIKVFPASILGPKYLKDVHAPLPHIPLMPTGGISIENVKDYFKYGASAVGIGSALVDTNKPMNKEELGNIKERASLFKEAIT, from the coding sequence ATGAATACATTACAATCTATTTATGACAACAAAATAATAGCTGTGATCCGAAATGCTAAAGAAGATGATATTTTAAATATTGCAGAAGCTCTTTTTGATGGAGGAGTAAATATTTTAGAAATTACTGCGGAAACACCCAACTTTTTGGATCTGATTTCGCAGGTTTCTAACACATTTGGTGAAAAAGTAATTGTAGGTGGAGGAACTATACTTGATCCTGAGACCGCACGCGTAGCAATTTTACATGGAGCGAAGTTTGTTTTTTCTCCAACTGTTAATACTGAGACGATTCAAATGGCTAATCGCTATGGGGCGATCAGTATTCCTGGAGCCATGACCCCCACAGAAATTTTAACGGCTTATGAAAATGGAGCAGATATTATCAAAGTTTTCCCAGCAAGTATTTTGGGGCCAAAATATCTAAAAGATGTGCATGCCCCCTTACCACATATTCCACTAATGCCAACAGGAGGAATAAGTATTGAAAATGTCAAAGATTATTTCAAATATGGGGCGTCAGCCGTAGGTATTGGCTCCGCACTAGTAGACACAAACAAGCCAATGAATAAAGAAGAGCTGGGAAATATTAAAGAAAGAGCTTCACTTTTTAAAGAAGCTATCACTTAA